From a single Rhodococcus jostii RHA1 genomic region:
- a CDS encoding branched-chain amino acid ABC transporter permease/ATP-binding protein, protein MTDHLAYLVLGLGNGAVYAAIGLALVMTFKSSGVVNFATGAIALYAAYTYALLRTGELMVPIPGLPKTVELGQPLGVAPAMVIALAISAVLGVLFYALIFRPMRSASVVAKAVASIGLMIVLQALIAQRVGTQIVPVEPIFALDTVTIGSSQAPTDRIWLAVAIIAIAAAAALMFRFTRFGTATEAAAESEKGAYLTGLSPDKIAFSNWALSSVVAGLGGILIAPLVALNPFAYSLFIVPALAATLVGNFSSIWLTVVAGVVIGSLQAETINLQATYGWLPDAGMSEAIALILIVGFLVVKGRPLPDRGSVIRQALGRAPRPQHIVIPALASIAVALIAMLLTSGSYRAAIVTSIIFGIVGLSQVVVTGYAGQVSLAQLTLAGVAAYSISVLNTHLGVPFPFAPIIGALFAMVIGVVVGLPALRVRGLPLTVVTLALAVFLEAFWFRNPSLNGGVDGASIDNPRLFGFSLGIGAGEGYPRIAFGVMCLTVLTIVGLGVAWLRRSSLGTDMLAIRANERSAAAAGVNVQRTKLIAFAIGAFIAGLGGALMGYKQTLATPDSFMVFVGISLFAVMYVAGITSITGGILAGVMAPGGLIFLIVDRFLHIGDYYAVISGVLLIITVMANPDGIASKLPPISWPTFGRRRTSEPETNSLAAQPEILRRKRDASEPLLEVRDVSVMYGAVQAAKNVSFEVYPGEIVGLIGPNGAGKTTVIDAISGFAPSTGTVFLEGVDLTCEAAYKRSRSGMGRSFQDVELYDDLSVAENVTVGATRSRSDVAVTQRVRQVLATVGLGDSADAEVATLSQGRRQLVSVARVLAAGPTVALLDEPAAGLDTTESRWLGERLRDACNSGTSILLVDHDMELVLTICDRVIVLDLGEMIASGPPAVIRADDKVISAYLGLPAGEVDNDAGAIPELHAPSTDTQEVLR, encoded by the coding sequence ATGACTGACCATCTCGCCTACCTCGTTCTCGGCTTGGGCAATGGCGCCGTGTACGCGGCAATCGGGCTCGCGCTCGTCATGACGTTCAAGAGCTCCGGCGTGGTGAACTTCGCGACCGGTGCCATCGCCCTGTACGCCGCATACACGTACGCACTGCTGCGGACGGGTGAGCTGATGGTCCCCATCCCGGGCCTCCCCAAGACCGTTGAGCTCGGTCAACCTCTTGGGGTGGCACCGGCGATGGTAATCGCCTTGGCGATCTCGGCAGTGCTGGGAGTCTTGTTCTACGCTTTGATCTTCCGGCCGATGCGCAGTGCGTCTGTGGTGGCCAAGGCGGTGGCGTCGATCGGTCTGATGATCGTCTTGCAGGCGCTGATCGCACAGCGCGTGGGAACGCAAATAGTTCCTGTCGAGCCGATCTTTGCACTGGACACCGTGACCATCGGCTCATCCCAGGCACCGACCGACCGTATCTGGCTCGCTGTCGCGATCATCGCGATCGCCGCGGCGGCAGCACTGATGTTCCGCTTCACGCGGTTCGGAACGGCCACCGAGGCGGCCGCCGAGTCGGAAAAAGGTGCATACCTGACCGGACTTTCGCCCGACAAGATCGCCTTCAGCAACTGGGCGCTGTCGTCGGTCGTAGCCGGCCTCGGCGGTATCCTCATCGCGCCGTTGGTAGCACTGAATCCATTTGCGTATTCGCTGTTCATTGTTCCGGCACTTGCGGCGACGCTCGTTGGAAACTTCTCATCCATTTGGCTCACGGTGGTCGCCGGCGTGGTCATCGGTTCGCTTCAGGCCGAGACGATCAACCTGCAGGCCACCTACGGCTGGCTGCCAGATGCCGGTATGTCCGAGGCAATCGCACTGATCCTCATCGTCGGATTCCTCGTGGTGAAGGGTCGGCCGCTGCCCGACCGAGGCAGTGTGATCCGTCAGGCGCTCGGACGCGCGCCGCGTCCCCAGCACATCGTCATACCGGCCCTCGCGAGTATCGCTGTGGCATTAATCGCCATGCTTCTGACGTCGGGGAGTTACCGCGCCGCGATTGTCACCAGCATCATTTTCGGCATCGTGGGCTTGTCCCAGGTGGTCGTCACGGGGTACGCCGGCCAGGTGTCACTGGCTCAGCTCACCCTCGCTGGAGTGGCGGCGTACTCGATCAGCGTGCTGAACACCCACCTGGGAGTTCCATTCCCGTTTGCACCGATTATCGGGGCACTATTTGCGATGGTGATCGGTGTGGTCGTCGGATTGCCTGCGCTCCGGGTACGCGGCCTACCGCTCACCGTCGTGACCTTGGCGCTGGCAGTGTTCTTGGAGGCCTTCTGGTTCCGTAACCCATCGTTGAACGGCGGCGTTGACGGTGCCTCCATCGACAACCCGCGATTGTTCGGTTTCAGTCTGGGAATCGGCGCGGGTGAGGGCTACCCGCGGATCGCCTTCGGTGTCATGTGTCTGACCGTGCTGACCATTGTCGGTCTCGGTGTCGCGTGGTTGCGGCGGAGCAGCCTCGGCACGGACATGCTCGCCATCCGTGCCAATGAGAGGTCCGCGGCCGCGGCCGGTGTCAATGTGCAACGGACCAAGTTGATCGCCTTCGCGATCGGTGCCTTCATAGCCGGTCTCGGCGGTGCGTTGATGGGGTACAAGCAGACGTTGGCCACCCCGGACTCGTTCATGGTTTTCGTTGGCATCTCGCTGTTCGCAGTCATGTACGTCGCCGGTATCACCTCGATAACCGGCGGCATCCTCGCCGGTGTGATGGCCCCCGGAGGTCTGATCTTCCTCATCGTCGACCGGTTCCTGCACATAGGCGACTACTACGCGGTGATCAGCGGCGTTCTATTGATCATTACGGTGATGGCCAATCCGGACGGCATTGCGAGCAAACTGCCGCCTATATCGTGGCCGACTTTCGGGCGCCGAAGGACGTCGGAGCCCGAAACTAACTCTCTGGCAGCCCAACCCGAGATCCTACGACGAAAGCGCGATGCCTCGGAGCCGCTGCTCGAAGTTCGTGACGTCAGTGTCATGTACGGAGCCGTCCAGGCTGCGAAGAACGTTTCCTTCGAGGTCTACCCAGGTGAGATTGTCGGTTTGATCGGGCCGAACGGCGCAGGAAAAACCACCGTCATCGATGCCATCAGTGGGTTTGCACCGTCCACCGGCACCGTCTTCCTCGAAGGCGTCGACCTCACCTGTGAGGCAGCGTACAAACGCAGTCGATCGGGCATGGGACGCAGTTTTCAGGACGTCGAGCTCTATGACGATCTGTCGGTCGCCGAGAACGTCACCGTGGGTGCGACGCGGTCTCGGTCGGATGTCGCTGTCACCCAGCGCGTTCGCCAGGTTCTGGCGACAGTCGGGCTCGGCGACAGCGCCGACGCGGAGGTCGCCACACTGTCACAGGGACGGCGTCAGCTCGTATCTGTTGCCCGGGTGCTGGCAGCCGGTCCGACCGTGGCTCTGCTCGACGAACCCGCTGCAGGCCTGGACACCACCGAGAGCCGATGGCTCGGGGAACGACTCCGCGACGCCTGTAATTCCGGTACCTCGATCCTGCTCGTCGATCACGACATGGAACTCGTACTCACGATCTGCGACCGGGTCATCGTGCTCGATCTGGGGGAGATGATCGCGTCTGGGCCGCCCGCGGTAATCAGGGCCGACGACAAGGTCATCAGCGCCTATCTCGGGTTGCCGGCAGGTGAGGTGGACAACGATGCCGGGGCGATTCCGGAACTGCACGCTCCGTCAACCGATACGCAGGAGGTTCTCCGATGA
- a CDS encoding ABC transporter ATP-binding protein, which produces MSALECRDFATGYVKQRPCVRDIDLTVEPGEITCLLGPNGAGKTTLLMALAGLLPRFSGDVEVDGHPVRSGRPRDAVRAGMVLVPDDRALFRQLSTVQNLRLAVRQRARRGTAVDEIIGYFPSLAKRLRVDAGRLSGGEQQMLAIGRAVLQKPKVMLIDELSMGLAPVIVDEILAVLRRLTDEAGMAVVLVEQHVHLALGIADRAAVLVHGSVALRESTATLRADPSLVERAYLGIDAVGAGPS; this is translated from the coding sequence ATGAGCGCTTTGGAATGCCGGGATTTTGCGACCGGCTATGTGAAACAGCGACCTTGCGTGCGCGACATCGACCTGACCGTCGAACCGGGTGAGATCACCTGTCTGCTCGGACCCAACGGAGCTGGAAAGACCACGCTCCTGATGGCGCTGGCGGGGTTGCTCCCGAGGTTCAGTGGCGACGTGGAGGTCGATGGCCATCCGGTGCGGAGTGGTCGGCCGCGGGATGCCGTGCGGGCCGGCATGGTTCTGGTCCCGGACGATCGCGCGCTCTTCCGTCAGTTGAGCACCGTGCAGAACTTGCGTCTGGCGGTACGCCAGCGGGCCCGTCGTGGCACCGCCGTCGATGAGATCATCGGGTACTTCCCGTCGCTTGCCAAGCGGTTGAGGGTCGACGCCGGGAGGCTGTCCGGCGGCGAACAGCAGATGCTCGCCATCGGGCGGGCGGTTCTGCAAAAACCCAAAGTCATGTTGATCGACGAACTGAGCATGGGCTTGGCGCCGGTGATCGTCGACGAGATCCTGGCGGTTCTGCGCAGGCTCACGGACGAGGCCGGTATGGCCGTGGTTCTGGTGGAGCAGCATGTTCATCTGGCCCTGGGAATCGCCGACCGTGCCGCAGTGCTCGTCCACGGCAGCGTGGCGCTGCGAGAGTCTACCGCTACTCTCCGCGCCGATCCCTCGCTGGTCGAACGGGCGTATTTGGGAATCGATGCCGTCGGCGCCGGCCCATCGTGA
- a CDS encoding FAD-binding protein: MGLRSGCRGGRLRVAGVAAAIEAARAGADVLVLERLGAGGGAAALSGGFIYLGGGTPLQALGFSDSVENMKAFMKAALGPGVDEAKIDVYCDGSVDHFNWLVDAGVVFDESFGGEPGWEPPHGEGLMFSGGENSAPFNALIPLPHEDIYPGRQRRPRASKPADTC; encoded by the coding sequence TTGGGCTTACGAAGCGGATGTCGTGGTGGCAGGCTTCGGGTAGCCGGTGTCGCCGCCGCCATCGAGGCCGCCCGGGCCGGAGCCGACGTACTGGTGCTCGAGCGACTCGGCGCCGGGGGTGGCGCTGCCGCCTTGTCGGGCGGATTCATCTACCTCGGCGGCGGCACTCCGTTGCAGGCGCTGGGGTTCAGCGATTCGGTCGAGAATATGAAGGCGTTCATGAAGGCCGCTCTCGGTCCCGGCGTCGATGAGGCCAAGATCGATGTCTACTGCGACGGCAGTGTCGACCACTTCAATTGGCTGGTCGATGCCGGCGTCGTTTTCGACGAATCGTTCGGGGGCGAGCCGGGATGGGAGCCACCGCACGGCGAAGGCCTGATGTTCTCCGGAGGCGAGAACTCCGCTCCGTTCAACGCGCTGATCCCCCTGCCCCACGAGGACATCTATCCCGGAAGGCAGCGGCGGCCGAGGGCGAGCAAGCCGGCGGATACATGCTGA
- a CDS encoding NADH:flavin oxidoreductase, giving the protein MAQLNHHDVLAPASLGPVKLRNRTVKAATYENMARDGLVTDQLIDFHVEHARGGVAMTTVAYCAVAPDGRTDHHQILWRPEAVPGLQRLTDSVHEEGAAISAQIGHSGPVNNRKSTKTRPIAPSRHFNKQFLRVVGAASKDDIERVIDAHGAAARMAIDTGFDAVEVHLGHNYLASSFLSPNINRRKDEYGGSLANRARLGLRILDAVREAAQDRLAIVVKLNMDDGVPGGFWLDEAMQVAQWIEQSGNADALEMTAGSSLLNPMYLFKGDSPINDFAAALPEPVRTGVKLVGKHVLREYPYADGYLMQDALQIRSAVSMPMILLGGVTNRQTMDEAMSAGFDFVAMGRALLREPDLINRIAADSATRSLCNHNNKCMVTTFTNTRCVLRPAPVENPSKTTNITERAAASGQVG; this is encoded by the coding sequence ATGGCACAGCTGAACCATCACGACGTCCTCGCACCCGCCTCCCTGGGACCGGTGAAACTGCGGAATCGCACCGTCAAGGCGGCAACGTACGAGAACATGGCTCGCGATGGTCTGGTCACCGACCAGCTCATCGATTTCCACGTCGAGCACGCTCGCGGCGGTGTCGCGATGACCACAGTGGCTTACTGCGCGGTCGCGCCCGACGGCCGCACAGATCACCATCAGATCCTCTGGCGCCCGGAAGCCGTGCCCGGATTGCAACGGTTGACCGACAGCGTCCACGAAGAAGGTGCCGCCATCTCGGCGCAAATCGGTCACTCAGGGCCGGTGAACAACAGAAAGTCGACAAAGACCCGACCGATCGCGCCGAGCCGTCATTTCAACAAGCAGTTCCTGCGAGTGGTAGGAGCGGCGTCCAAGGACGATATCGAACGAGTGATCGATGCCCACGGCGCTGCCGCGCGGATGGCGATCGACACCGGATTCGATGCCGTGGAAGTCCACCTCGGTCACAACTACCTGGCCAGCTCGTTCCTCAGCCCGAACATCAATCGTCGAAAAGACGAGTATGGCGGCTCACTCGCCAACCGTGCCCGTCTCGGACTACGAATCCTCGATGCCGTTCGCGAAGCTGCACAGGATCGGCTCGCGATAGTGGTGAAGCTGAACATGGACGACGGCGTACCCGGAGGCTTCTGGCTGGACGAGGCGATGCAGGTGGCTCAGTGGATCGAGCAGTCCGGTAACGCTGATGCCCTTGAGATGACGGCGGGTAGTTCGCTGCTGAACCCGATGTACCTGTTCAAAGGTGACTCACCGATCAACGACTTCGCGGCTGCCCTTCCCGAACCGGTTCGAACCGGCGTCAAGCTGGTCGGAAAGCACGTGCTGCGCGAATACCCCTACGCCGATGGCTATCTCATGCAGGATGCGCTGCAGATCCGGTCAGCCGTATCGATGCCGATGATCTTGCTGGGCGGCGTCACGAACCGGCAGACGATGGACGAGGCAATGTCAGCGGGATTCGACTTCGTCGCCATGGGACGAGCGCTTCTGCGCGAACCAGACCTGATCAACCGGATCGCAGCCGACTCGGCGACCCGCTCATTGTGCAACCACAACAACAAGTGCATGGTGACCACTTTCACGAACACCAGATGTGTACTCCGTCCTGCCCCAGTGGAGAACCCGTCCAAGACCACGAACATCACCGAACGTGCCGCCGCCTCCGGCCAGGTGGGGTGA
- a CDS encoding TetR/AcrR family transcriptional regulator, which translates to MTQSRRTLTERRADELRLAIAEVAFDMFVADGNTSATVERISQAVGIAPRTFYRHFEVKEDVVRPIFTKSSDVIVDALASTGEDVALLEGLVAAFLSQMDGTALTPEARTFLGLMLTTPAYKIRWLDVDPPLRQAVADLLDRRLGLSADPYIHLLAADLIVHAARDAFQHWVSSQEREPTEALLRRSFTLILKGLEHVIPRT; encoded by the coding sequence ATGACACAGAGCCGAAGGACGCTGACCGAGCGCCGCGCCGACGAACTGCGCCTGGCGATCGCGGAGGTCGCATTCGACATGTTCGTCGCCGACGGGAACACGTCGGCGACGGTGGAGCGCATCTCGCAGGCTGTGGGCATCGCGCCCCGAACCTTCTACCGTCACTTCGAGGTCAAAGAAGACGTTGTCCGCCCGATCTTCACGAAGAGTTCGGATGTCATCGTCGATGCGCTCGCGTCGACGGGTGAGGACGTGGCGCTGCTCGAGGGTCTCGTCGCCGCGTTTCTCTCCCAGATGGACGGCACTGCGCTGACTCCCGAGGCGCGGACATTTTTGGGCCTGATGTTGACCACGCCGGCGTACAAGATCAGGTGGCTTGATGTCGATCCGCCTCTACGGCAGGCCGTCGCCGATCTGCTGGATCGCCGCCTCGGACTGAGCGCGGACCCCTACATCCACCTGTTGGCGGCAGACCTCATCGTGCACGCGGCTCGAGATGCCTTTCAGCATTGGGTGAGTTCCCAGGAGCGCGAACCCACCGAAGCGCTCCTCCGTCGAAGCTTCACCCTCATTCTCAAGGGTCTGGAACACGTCATACCCCGCACATAA
- a CDS encoding NAD(P)/FAD-dependent oxidoreductase produces MGRGGPEVDRGDTPHRREYSTPQGFCGDHRFRVLNSPNKTDIPGLDTFEGTVVHTAEWDPSLDLTGKRVVVVGTGCTAVQIVASIVDDVATVDAIVRSPHWIVPEKLWSTRYRPGRSGQCGTCRTSRIGSGSEPTGLPQNNLYMMPRIDPEWAATHLSVSPVNDLVMQTSLQYLEQTLPDRPDLREKLTPSIRPYAKRIVKDPGFLEALERDHVSLHRASPKHVHPGGVSLSSGEFVEADVIVLATGFKVEYASFIDITGRNGKKLADKWDHGQDPRAYLGIQVSGFPNLFVTAGPNAAPNHGAGHNITSEERVHYIVECLQYLVENDFSAMDVKPEALTVYNEKVDEALDQTVWAHPGEGVTGYYRNQQG; encoded by the coding sequence ATGGGACGAGGCGGCCCAGAAGTGGACCGTGGTGACACGCCGCACCGACGGGAGTACTCCACGCCACAGGGCTTCTGCGGCGATCACCGGTTTCGGGTTCTGAACTCCCCCAACAAGACCGACATTCCCGGCCTCGACACCTTCGAGGGCACTGTCGTCCACACCGCGGAATGGGATCCGTCGCTGGATCTGACGGGCAAGCGGGTGGTCGTCGTCGGCACCGGATGCACGGCAGTCCAGATCGTCGCCAGCATCGTGGACGACGTCGCCACTGTCGACGCGATCGTGAGGAGTCCGCACTGGATCGTGCCCGAAAAACTGTGGTCCACGAGGTACCGTCCGGGGAGAAGTGGGCAATGCGGCACCTGCCGTACTTCCAGAATTGGTTCCGGCTCAGAGCCTACTGGCTTGCCTCAGAACAACCTGTACATGATGCCGCGCATCGACCCGGAATGGGCTGCGACGCATCTGTCGGTCTCACCGGTCAACGACCTGGTCATGCAGACGTCGTTGCAGTATCTGGAACAAACGTTGCCCGACCGCCCGGACCTCCGGGAAAAGCTGACACCGAGCATCCGGCCGTACGCGAAGCGCATCGTGAAGGATCCGGGCTTTCTGGAGGCCCTCGAGCGTGACCACGTGTCGCTACACCGCGCGTCACCGAAGCACGTGCACCCCGGCGGGGTTAGCCTGAGTAGCGGTGAGTTCGTCGAAGCGGACGTCATCGTGCTGGCCACCGGGTTCAAGGTCGAGTACGCGTCCTTCATCGACATCACCGGGCGTAACGGTAAGAAGCTGGCCGACAAGTGGGACCACGGTCAGGATCCGCGCGCATATCTGGGCATCCAAGTCTCGGGCTTTCCCAACCTGTTCGTCACGGCAGGCCCGAACGCCGCACCCAATCACGGTGCTGGACACAACATCACTAGCGAAGAGCGCGTCCACTACATCGTCGAGTGTCTCCAATATCTGGTGGAGAACGACTTCTCGGCGATGGACGTCAAGCCCGAAGCACTCACCGTGTACAACGAGAAGGTCGATGAGGCCCTCGACCAGACGGTGTGGGCTCATCCAGGCGAAGGTGTGACGGGGTACTACCGCAATCAGCAGGGGTAG
- a CDS encoding NAD(P)-binding protein: MPPPGQFPAEVITEIRKRAREVLTNDLTAVLGVPDPELFRRMASLRTAGTVAEEFVPILLEQAGFQIGQRRVPVTKKPPADLGVIVIGAGMIGLNAAIKLGEAGFGYRVFESRDDIGGTWSRNVYPGAAVDTPSHYYSYSFELNPDWSRYYPTGPEYLDYMHAVAEKYDLYKNIELSTAVVTAEWDEAAQKWTVVTRRTDGSTPRHRASAAITGFGF, encoded by the coding sequence GTGCCGCCGCCCGGACAGTTCCCGGCCGAGGTGATCACCGAGATCCGCAAGCGTGCCCGCGAAGTACTGACCAACGACCTGACAGCGGTTCTCGGCGTGCCGGATCCCGAGTTGTTCCGCCGGATGGCATCACTGCGCACCGCGGGTACCGTCGCCGAAGAGTTCGTTCCCATTTTGCTGGAACAAGCGGGATTCCAGATCGGCCAACGGCGGGTCCCGGTTACCAAGAAGCCGCCCGCCGACCTCGGCGTCATCGTGATTGGTGCGGGCATGATCGGCCTCAACGCGGCGATCAAGCTGGGGGAGGCCGGGTTCGGCTACCGGGTGTTCGAGTCGCGTGACGACATCGGAGGTACGTGGTCGCGCAACGTGTATCCCGGCGCTGCCGTCGACACCCCCAGCCACTACTACTCGTATTCGTTCGAGCTCAACCCGGACTGGTCGCGGTACTACCCCACCGGCCCGGAGTATCTCGACTACATGCACGCCGTCGCCGAGAAGTACGACCTCTACAAGAACATCGAATTGTCCACGGCCGTGGTAACGGCCGAATGGGACGAGGCGGCCCAGAAGTGGACCGTGGTGACACGCCGCACCGACGGGAGTACTCCACGCCACAGGGCTTCTGCGGCGATCACCGGTTTCGGGTTCTGA
- a CDS encoding nuclear transport factor 2 family protein has protein sequence MTHTAEITRDIAVSAVTRYLEAIARASSSAEIAALYADGATLEDPVGSDPVRGRDAIAEFFGPLTQARRETELLGFRHSGSAAAFHFRVRTYTPDGVVEIEPFDVMTFTAEGLITSAKAYWSPDDVRIV, from the coding sequence ATGACCCACACCGCAGAGATCACTCGCGACATCGCCGTCTCGGCAGTGACCCGCTACCTCGAAGCAATCGCTCGAGCCTCGTCATCAGCCGAGATCGCAGCCCTCTACGCCGACGGCGCAACACTCGAGGATCCGGTGGGATCCGACCCGGTTCGCGGTCGGGATGCAATCGCTGAGTTCTTCGGCCCGCTCACCCAGGCCCGCAGAGAAACCGAATTGCTCGGGTTTCGCCACAGCGGTAGTGCAGCGGCTTTCCACTTCCGGGTACGCACATACACACCCGACGGTGTTGTGGAGATCGAGCCCTTCGATGTGATGACCTTTACCGCGGAGGGTTTGATCACCTCCGCCAAGGCCTATTGGTCGCCTGATGACGTGCGAATCGTATGA
- a CDS encoding ferredoxin--NADP reductase produces the protein MYPQQTSAAVGARKMRVVGVVEETHDARSILVEPHPEHIDAFDYRPGQFLTVRVPDVGSGTARCYSLSSSPHVDSTMKFTVKRVAGGHGSNWLCDEIALGDELEVLPPAGTFTVRSLDQSVVLVAGGSGITPVIAIAKSILHAGTGTVLLVYANRDERSVIFGEQLRELGERFGSRFTVIHVLESVQGYLTAPAMSNLIRPFTDRAVYICGPEPLMKLVKAVCSAEGIAPSQVMTERFVSLSTDPFRNPVEDKPSTSDTGVEVSAQDEAAAGDCTVHVSLDGTERTVAWPRSKRLLDALLDAGVEAPFSCREGACSACVCSLTEGEVRLVRNEVLEADDLADGYILACQAEVVTDQISIKY, from the coding sequence ATGTATCCACAGCAGACGAGTGCAGCGGTCGGCGCCCGCAAGATGCGGGTAGTAGGTGTGGTGGAGGAGACCCACGACGCCCGCTCGATCTTGGTGGAGCCGCATCCCGAGCACATTGACGCATTCGACTATCGCCCCGGTCAATTCTTGACCGTCAGGGTTCCGGATGTGGGTTCGGGGACGGCGCGGTGTTACTCGCTGTCGAGTTCTCCGCACGTCGATTCGACCATGAAGTTCACCGTGAAGCGAGTCGCAGGGGGTCATGGGTCGAATTGGCTGTGCGACGAGATCGCATTGGGTGACGAACTCGAGGTGCTGCCGCCGGCTGGCACATTCACGGTCCGATCGCTGGATCAGTCAGTCGTCCTCGTTGCCGGTGGTAGCGGGATCACGCCAGTCATAGCTATCGCGAAATCCATCCTTCACGCCGGCACGGGAACGGTACTTCTGGTCTACGCCAACCGCGACGAGCGTTCGGTCATTTTCGGGGAGCAACTACGTGAACTCGGCGAGAGGTTCGGCAGTCGCTTCACGGTCATCCACGTGCTGGAGTCGGTGCAGGGTTACCTCACCGCTCCGGCGATGTCGAACCTGATCAGGCCCTTCACTGACCGAGCAGTGTATATCTGTGGGCCCGAGCCGCTGATGAAGCTCGTCAAAGCGGTGTGTTCGGCCGAGGGCATCGCACCATCACAGGTGATGACCGAACGATTCGTGTCGTTGAGTACCGACCCCTTCCGTAACCCGGTCGAAGACAAGCCGTCCACGTCGGACACGGGCGTCGAGGTCTCGGCGCAGGATGAGGCAGCCGCGGGTGACTGCACGGTGCACGTCTCGTTGGACGGGACCGAACGCACGGTGGCGTGGCCGCGGTCAAAGCGACTGCTCGACGCGCTGCTCGATGCGGGCGTCGAGGCACCGTTCTCCTGCCGCGAAGGTGCCTGCAGCGCGTGCGTGTGTTCACTGACCGAGGGCGAGGTGCGATTGGTGCGAAATGAGGTGCTGGAGGCCGATGACCTTGCCGACGGGTACATCCTTGCCTGTCAAGCAGAGGTCGTCACCGACCAGATATCGATCAAGTACTGA
- a CDS encoding Rieske 2Fe-2S domain-containing protein produces the protein MSAIQNGTDEVRVIDTGAPPTRFARGWHCLGLASEFSDGKPHQISAFGTELVVFAGEDGKLNVLNAFCPHMGGNLADGTVKGDTIACPFHDWRWRGDGKCADIPYARRVPPLARTKSWLTLERNGQLFVWNDPQNRKPPAEVTIPEISVFGDEGWTDWVWNKLEVRGSHCREIVDNVVDMAHFFYVHYGMPTYFKNVFEGHVATQVMRSKPRADAVDVKLGTNYDTESASDASYFGPSYMIDKLWTEGDDSGEPNIMLINCHYPISADSFMLQYGVMVKKPEGVPDAVANGIAAQVAAGVAIGFEQDVEIWKKKSSIDNPLLSEEDGPVYQLRRWYEQFYVDVEDINPEMTNRFEFEIDTDRALKNWQVEVDANLAAGRSAIPSPVS, from the coding sequence ATGTCCGCTATACAGAACGGTACCGACGAAGTACGAGTCATCGACACCGGTGCCCCGCCGACGCGTTTTGCCAGGGGCTGGCATTGTTTGGGACTCGCGAGCGAGTTCAGCGATGGCAAGCCGCATCAGATCTCGGCCTTCGGTACCGAACTGGTGGTGTTCGCCGGCGAGGACGGGAAGCTGAACGTACTCAATGCATTTTGCCCACACATGGGCGGCAATCTCGCCGATGGCACCGTGAAGGGCGACACTATCGCCTGCCCGTTCCACGACTGGCGGTGGCGAGGAGACGGCAAGTGTGCCGACATTCCGTATGCACGCCGGGTGCCGCCACTGGCGCGGACCAAGTCGTGGTTGACACTCGAGCGCAACGGACAGCTGTTCGTCTGGAACGATCCGCAGAATCGCAAGCCGCCGGCTGAGGTCACGATTCCCGAGATCTCGGTGTTCGGCGATGAGGGCTGGACCGACTGGGTATGGAACAAGCTCGAGGTCCGTGGTTCGCACTGCCGGGAAATCGTCGACAACGTCGTCGACATGGCCCATTTCTTCTATGTGCATTACGGCATGCCCACCTATTTCAAGAACGTTTTCGAAGGACACGTCGCCACGCAGGTGATGCGTTCGAAGCCGCGGGCCGATGCGGTGGATGTCAAACTCGGCACCAATTATGACACTGAAAGTGCCTCGGATGCATCATATTTCGGTCCGTCGTACATGATCGACAAGCTGTGGACGGAGGGTGATGACAGCGGTGAACCCAACATCATGCTGATCAATTGCCACTACCCGATCTCCGCAGACTCCTTCATGCTGCAGTACGGCGTCATGGTGAAGAAGCCGGAAGGCGTTCCCGACGCCGTGGCGAACGGTATCGCAGCGCAGGTGGCAGCCGGGGTGGCGATCGGATTCGAGCAGGACGTAGAGATTTGGAAGAAGAAGTCGAGTATCGACAATCCGCTCTTGTCGGAGGAGGACGGTCCCGTCTATCAACTGCGCCGCTGGTACGAGCAGTTCTACGTCGATGTCGAGGATATCAACCCGGAGATGACGAACCGCTTCGAGTTCGAGATCGACACCGACCGGGCGCTGAAGAACTGGCAGGTCGAAGTCGATGCCAACCTCGCGGCCGGTCGTAGCGCAATCCCCAGTCCGGTCTCTTAA